In the genome of Flexistipes sinusarabici DSM 4947, one region contains:
- the hypB gene encoding hydrogenase nickel incorporation protein HypB, with product MGKINIEEKILSKNIKKADALRELFREKGVFVLNLVSSPGSGKTSILESTLTGMQHEYNIGVIEGDLQTENDAERIRKTGINAVQINTGGACHLEAEGIGKTLENFDLDKLDFLVIENVGNLVCPSSFDLGEDCKVVVVSTPEGDDKPAKYPSMIRVSSAMIVNKIDLLDYLDFDIEKCIDYARGINPDMDFFKVSCKTGEGIGTWTDWLTKQIGDKKVQQL from the coding sequence ATGGGAAAAATCAACATAGAAGAAAAAATACTTTCAAAAAATATAAAAAAGGCTGACGCTTTAAGAGAATTGTTCAGAGAAAAGGGTGTTTTCGTTCTGAACCTTGTTTCCTCTCCCGGAAGCGGGAAAACCAGCATACTTGAGTCAACTCTAACCGGGATGCAGCATGAATACAATATCGGTGTAATTGAAGGTGATTTACAGACGGAAAACGATGCTGAGCGCATCAGAAAGACAGGTATTAATGCAGTGCAGATTAATACCGGCGGTGCGTGCCACCTGGAAGCTGAAGGCATAGGAAAAACCCTGGAAAATTTTGATTTGGACAAGCTTGATTTTCTTGTAATCGAAAATGTAGGTAATCTTGTGTGCCCTTCCAGCTTTGACTTGGGTGAAGATTGCAAAGTGGTGGTGGTAAGCACACCTGAGGGGGATGATAAGCCTGCAAAATACCCTTCAATGATACGTGTTTCCTCAGCAATGATTGTCAACAAAATAGATTTGCTTGATTATCTGGATTTTGACATCGAAAAGTGTATTGATTATGCCAGGGGAATCAACCCAGACATGGACTTCTTCAAAGTTTCATGCAAGACAGGCGAGGGAATCGGTACCTGGACGGACTGGCTCACAAAACAAATCGGTGACAAAAAGGTTCAGCAGCTGTGA
- a CDS encoding ADP-ribosylglycohydrolase family protein, producing MSEKTKKRAKGAVMGAFIGDALALGPHWYYDLEKFREDYGEWVDDYTAPKKGRYHEGLKAGDLSQSGYILKMLLESIMENKGYEEKDFCRRIDNGLFPQLDGTPVSGPGNYTSQSIRDAYRNRVVNNLQWGEFEGHADTTEAIERTLGITAYYAGNLKEACRNVYSNTILTQSDELVVSMSVAFNAVLWELINGHPLDEQISGKLMQEVKNNSLPFHAVTGDDLTPTKKGVPEPSRLGRFASPDALLTPSFIARAAGDPGVSIEPAWKVSLVYGMPCAIYHILPSVYYLAARFKDDFESAVLHAVNSGGQNMARAMLTGALVGAQVGIDGIPARFIEGLTEKEILLKLTEQLFG from the coding sequence ATGTCCGAAAAAACAAAAAAGAGAGCCAAAGGAGCTGTAATGGGGGCATTTATAGGTGATGCTCTTGCTTTAGGTCCCCACTGGTACTACGACCTTGAGAAGTTTCGTGAAGATTACGGAGAATGGGTTGATGATTACACTGCTCCGAAAAAAGGAAGGTATCATGAAGGGCTTAAGGCCGGTGATTTGTCACAGTCAGGGTATATTCTGAAGATGCTGCTTGAAAGCATAATGGAAAATAAGGGTTATGAAGAGAAAGATTTTTGCAGAAGGATAGATAATGGCCTCTTTCCTCAGTTGGACGGAACACCGGTCAGCGGGCCCGGAAATTATACCAGTCAGTCCATAAGGGATGCTTATCGCAATCGTGTTGTTAATAATCTGCAATGGGGAGAATTCGAAGGTCATGCTGATACAACGGAAGCTATTGAGAGGACACTGGGCATAACGGCTTATTATGCAGGTAATCTGAAGGAAGCCTGCAGAAACGTTTACTCAAATACTATTTTGACTCAAAGTGATGAGCTCGTTGTTTCAATGTCGGTCGCTTTCAATGCCGTGCTTTGGGAGCTTATAAACGGTCATCCTCTGGATGAACAAATTTCCGGCAAATTAATGCAGGAAGTTAAAAACAATTCCTTACCGTTTCATGCAGTTACCGGCGATGATTTGACGCCTACTAAAAAAGGTGTACCCGAGCCTTCGCGTTTGGGGCGTTTTGCGTCTCCCGATGCACTTTTAACCCCATCTTTTATTGCCAGGGCAGCAGGAGATCCCGGTGTTTCAATTGAGCCTGCCTGGAAAGTTTCTCTCGTTTACGGTATGCCCTGTGCAATATATCATATACTTCCTTCGGTTTATTACCTTGCAGCACGGTTTAAAGATGATTTTGAATCGGCTGTACTGCACGCTGTGAACAGCGGAGGCCAGAATATGGCAAGAGCTATGCTTACGGGTGCCTTGGTCGGTGCCCAAGTGGGAATAGATGGCATTCCTGCAAGGTTCATAGAAGGTCTGACTGAAAAAGAGATACTGTTAAAATTAACAGAGCAGCTTTTCGGTTGA
- a CDS encoding leucyl aminopeptidase family protein: MKVSCRKKIALNSKKEAIVIPVYKNMRSIKQLTGKRIDDEINRIISSDYFNYKEKEIKSFYMEINKKLKKIYLVNVPKELEEYRYYMELGSKFAKICRQDMIYSFSILSFEDIAGEKKDFDHIKSFIEGIYFGLYEFSYYKSKKENYELEEIEVITSSTKLKKYMDTYSEEIKTLFGYVYKAKDLINYPAGDIVPDTFCRYLKKNLPEGVKLTEYDHNELKSKNFNLIYTVGKGSENKPKLAVLEYRGGSESDKSIALVGKGVTFDSGGTNLKPTGSIETMKTDMAGAATVYAVVSALAESGVKVNIYAYLPLAENTIGGAAYKPGDIIKSYSGKTVEILNTDAEGRLIMADALSFAIEKDPEIVIDIATLTGACVIALGSHCAGLISNRKFLAKNISDISYDISEDIWELPLYEGYTDRIKGKIADLQNISTKKREAGTTIAGLFLREFINNYPWIHLDIAGTAFLEDEHPIFGSNASGFGVRLLYHFIKKYYTSG, from the coding sequence ATGAAAGTATCATGCAGAAAAAAGATAGCTCTTAATTCAAAGAAAGAGGCAATAGTTATCCCCGTTTACAAAAATATGAGATCTATAAAACAGTTAACAGGCAAGCGAATAGATGACGAAATTAACCGCATTATCTCTTCGGATTATTTTAATTACAAAGAAAAAGAAATAAAAAGTTTTTATATGGAAATAAATAAAAAGCTGAAAAAGATATATCTTGTCAATGTCCCCAAAGAGCTTGAAGAATATCGTTATTATATGGAGCTGGGAAGCAAATTCGCAAAAATCTGCAGACAGGATATGATCTATTCTTTTTCCATACTTTCTTTTGAAGATATAGCAGGCGAGAAAAAAGATTTCGATCATATAAAAAGTTTTATCGAAGGCATTTATTTCGGTCTTTATGAATTCAGCTACTATAAATCAAAGAAAGAAAATTATGAATTAGAGGAAATTGAGGTTATCACTTCATCCACAAAACTAAAAAAATACATGGACACTTATTCTGAGGAAATTAAGACTCTTTTCGGATATGTTTATAAAGCTAAAGATCTGATAAATTATCCCGCAGGAGATATAGTACCTGATACTTTCTGCCGATATTTGAAAAAAAATCTGCCGGAAGGCGTAAAACTGACTGAATATGACCATAACGAGCTCAAATCAAAGAACTTTAATCTCATATATACAGTTGGCAAAGGGAGTGAGAACAAACCGAAACTTGCAGTACTGGAATACCGGGGGGGTTCCGAAAGTGATAAATCTATCGCATTAGTCGGCAAAGGAGTTACTTTTGACAGCGGCGGAACAAACCTTAAACCCACAGGGAGCATTGAAACGATGAAAACGGATATGGCAGGGGCAGCCACTGTTTATGCAGTAGTTTCAGCCCTGGCCGAAAGCGGAGTAAAGGTTAATATATATGCCTATCTTCCCCTTGCGGAAAACACCATCGGCGGGGCTGCATATAAACCCGGAGATATAATAAAATCATACAGCGGAAAAACTGTGGAAATTTTAAACACTGATGCCGAAGGGCGCCTCATTATGGCAGATGCCTTAAGTTTTGCCATAGAAAAAGATCCGGAAATTGTTATCGATATAGCCACCTTGACCGGAGCCTGCGTAATAGCACTCGGAAGCCATTGCGCCGGCTTAATCTCCAACAGAAAATTTCTGGCCAAAAACATATCCGACATCTCTTACGATATTTCCGAGGATATTTGGGAGCTTCCTTTATATGAAGGCTACACAGACCGCATAAAAGGAAAGATAGCGGATCTCCAGAACATCAGCACAAAAAAGAGAGAAGCCGGAACAACCATTGCCGGGCTCTTCCTCAGAGAATTTATCAACAATTATCCCTGGATTCACCTGGATATTGCAGGGACAGCTTTTCTCGAGGATGAGCATCCAATATTCGGGAGCAATGCCAGCGGATTCGGGGTGAGGCTGCTGTATCATTTCATAAAAAAATACTATACTTCCGGATAA
- a CDS encoding response regulator translates to MYSLHLINKNIGKFYENIPFSGLTSLRFMIVDENVQDRESLKNVLEFLGYSVVSVAGYTEASKHIRAGENYEFIITAIRSDSCMDFEKFLLSVKDFLEDSSVVIASERAEESCFQSFENDEKIAGAIHKPYKMEELERIIKSVRQ, encoded by the coding sequence ATGTATAGTTTACATTTAATAAACAAAAATATTGGCAAATTTTATGAAAATATACCTTTTTCAGGGTTAACTAGTTTACGGTTTATGATTGTGGATGAAAATGTTCAAGACAGGGAAAGTCTCAAAAATGTTTTGGAATTTCTGGGTTACAGTGTCGTGAGCGTAGCCGGATACACAGAAGCTTCAAAACATATCAGAGCCGGAGAAAACTACGAGTTTATTATAACAGCGATTCGTTCTGACAGTTGCATGGATTTTGAAAAATTTCTTCTCTCTGTGAAGGACTTCCTTGAGGATTCTTCAGTTGTTATTGCCTCGGAAAGAGCGGAAGAGAGTTGTTTTCAATCTTTTGAAAATGATGAGAAGATTGCTGGGGCCATACACAAACCGTATAAAATGGAAGAATTGGAGAGGATAATAAAATCTGTCAGGCAGTAA
- a CDS encoding YraN family protein, whose translation MFTQKRGKEGEKKAEQFLRKKGYQIIARNYRTPVGEIDIIAEKNGELVFIEVKKRSSSKFGIGAEAVTAQKQNKIIRSAQLYMKRFCEGETNCRFDVISIDAKNIRHIENAFTA comes from the coding sequence ATGTTTACCCAGAAACGAGGTAAAGAGGGCGAAAAAAAAGCAGAACAATTTCTCAGGAAAAAAGGTTATCAAATAATTGCCAGAAACTACCGTACTCCTGTGGGCGAAATAGATATTATTGCCGAAAAAAACGGGGAGCTTGTATTTATAGAAGTAAAAAAGCGGAGCAGCTCTAAATTCGGCATAGGTGCTGAAGCTGTAACAGCCCAGAAACAAAATAAAATTATCAGATCAGCGCAACTCTACATGAAAAGATTCTGTGAAGGTGAGACCAATTGCCGCTTCGACGTAATTTCCATTGATGCAAAAAATATCAGACACATAGAGAACGCTTTTACTGCCTGA
- a CDS encoding gamma-glutamylcyclotransferase family protein, translated as MPKNYNVFVYGTLMKGFDGYKKYMCKGNYISNGSLKGIMYHTGSGYPAVIYDSKKGGEVAGELYKVDENLMKELRRYEGIGSLLTCYEEKLVKIQTKDGDIPARVFVVSPFWKNLIKLSGVLVSNGDWKKFVTAPPKKAWQTIAPAILFFVSFIFVFQIIFKITG; from the coding sequence GTGCCTAAAAATTATAACGTTTTTGTATATGGGACTCTAATGAAAGGTTTTGACGGATATAAAAAATATATGTGTAAGGGGAATTATATAAGCAACGGCTCCTTAAAGGGAATTATGTACCATACCGGTTCAGGTTATCCTGCAGTTATCTATGACAGTAAAAAAGGCGGTGAGGTAGCCGGGGAACTCTACAAAGTCGATGAAAATTTGATGAAAGAGCTCAGGCGATATGAGGGTATAGGCTCATTGCTAACATGTTATGAAGAGAAACTGGTAAAAATCCAAACAAAAGATGGTGATATACCGGCCAGAGTTTTTGTGGTTTCACCCTTCTGGAAAAATCTTATTAAGCTTTCAGGTGTATTGGTGAGCAACGGCGACTGGAAAAAGTTTGTAACAGCTCCGCCGAAAAAGGCTTGGCAGACAATAGCACCTGCTATCCTTTTTTTCGTTTCTTTTATATTTGTTTTTCAGATTATTTTTAAGATAACGGGATGA
- the hypA gene encoding hydrogenase maturation nickel metallochaperone HypA, which yields MHEVGIAQNILDIAVESALNNKAEIINKIHVKIGRLAAVENDALLFAFDALKEGTIAANALLKIEDIPIKGRCTDCKHEDFYDEMFFSCKKCGSYKVELLTGEELNITEIEVD from the coding sequence ATGCACGAAGTCGGTATTGCCCAAAATATTCTGGATATCGCTGTGGAAAGCGCATTGAACAACAAGGCTGAGATTATAAATAAAATACATGTGAAAATAGGCAGACTGGCTGCAGTGGAGAATGATGCACTACTGTTCGCTTTTGATGCCTTAAAAGAAGGAACTATTGCTGCAAATGCCTTATTGAAAATAGAAGACATCCCCATAAAAGGCAGATGCACTGACTGCAAACATGAAGATTTTTATGATGAAATGTTCTTCAGCTGCAAAAAGTGCGGGTCATATAAAGTGGAACTCCTTACAGGTGAGGAACTGAATATTACCGAAATTGAGGTGGACTGA
- a CDS encoding ribonuclease HII, producing the protein MRKAGLDEVGRGCLAGPVVACAVVLPEGFTDDRIIDSKKLPAKKRNILAKIIRENAVSYGLGVVCSLIIDRINIVRSTKQAMHLALSNLKCSFDEVITDAVALNNIEVKHIHPLKAEDKHIEVAAASILAKVYRDSLMERYHYSYQEYNWFSNKGYGTKEHRQAIIECGLSPIHRRSFVKNVYPETR; encoded by the coding sequence GTGAGAAAAGCCGGTCTGGATGAAGTTGGAAGGGGATGCCTGGCCGGACCTGTGGTCGCCTGCGCTGTGGTGTTGCCGGAAGGGTTTACCGATGACCGGATTATTGACTCGAAGAAACTCCCGGCAAAAAAACGGAATATTCTGGCAAAGATCATTAGAGAAAATGCTGTTTCCTACGGGCTGGGAGTTGTCTGCAGCCTTATTATAGACAGGATAAATATTGTCAGAAGCACAAAACAGGCGATGCACTTGGCACTAAGTAATTTAAAGTGCAGTTTTGACGAAGTAATAACGGATGCCGTTGCACTTAATAACATCGAAGTCAAACATATACACCCCTTGAAAGCCGAAGATAAACACATAGAGGTGGCTGCTGCTTCTATTTTGGCAAAAGTTTACCGGGACAGCCTGATGGAAAGATATCATTATTCCTATCAGGAATATAATTGGTTCAGCAACAAAGGCTACGGTACAAAAGAACACAGACAGGCAATAATAGAATGCGGGTTAAGCCCTATTCATCGCAGGAGCTTTGTAAAAAATGTTTACCCAGAAACGAGGTAA
- a CDS encoding IS5 family transposase, which translates to MRPKKQDSTTQELLEPLLVNIIDMKHPLIQLADKIDWEYFEKEFGSLYHRNDGRPGIPMRMMVGFHYLKYTYNLSDEDVVHGWKENPYWQYFTGEKVFQTKVPINPTSMTRFRNRLKEEDLLKFLEETINTAFRSGYLNKNDVKKVAADTTVQEKNITFPTDIKLFYTMIKYLVKFSKKHEIRLKETHEYSGKKLLMKYSGYVHAKQYKRAGKAVKKMKTKMGKLYRSIERVLPEELRNSDEFQQLKLFYESLWNRSKKSKNKLYSLHSPEVECISKGKSHKRYEFGNKVGFVGTLKKNFILSCKSFHGNPYDGHTLEENLCEAKTLLGSNGTIDTILVDLGYRKHNYRGDAKVHVVPRSMKKFKVNFKRLLKRRSCVEATIGHTKRDNRMDRNYLKGKEGDKANAILAASGHNLRLILAFLLFFLKKFMDNIAKKLANFANEVFLNKKYAKKYV; encoded by the coding sequence ATGCGTCCTAAGAAGCAAGATTCGACGACACAAGAGCTTTTAGAACCACTGCTTGTTAACATTATAGATATGAAACATCCATTAATACAATTAGCAGATAAAATAGACTGGGAATATTTTGAGAAAGAATTTGGCAGTCTTTATCACCGTAACGATGGTCGCCCAGGAATTCCAATGCGTATGATGGTTGGGTTTCATTATTTGAAATACACGTACAATTTGAGTGATGAAGACGTGGTGCATGGCTGGAAAGAAAACCCTTACTGGCAGTACTTCACTGGAGAAAAGGTATTCCAGACAAAGGTGCCGATAAATCCAACCAGCATGACAAGATTTCGGAATCGTTTAAAAGAAGAAGATTTGTTGAAGTTTTTAGAGGAGACAATTAACACTGCTTTTCGTAGTGGTTATCTTAATAAGAATGACGTAAAGAAAGTAGCTGCAGATACGACGGTGCAGGAAAAGAACATAACGTTTCCAACGGACATAAAACTTTTTTATACAATGATCAAATATCTTGTGAAATTTTCAAAGAAGCATGAGATAAGGTTAAAGGAGACACATGAATATTCCGGCAAGAAGCTATTGATGAAATATAGTGGCTATGTTCATGCGAAACAGTACAAGAGAGCGGGTAAGGCAGTAAAAAAGATGAAGACAAAGATGGGCAAATTATATCGTTCTATAGAAAGGGTTTTACCTGAGGAATTGAGGAATTCGGATGAGTTTCAACAGCTAAAGTTATTTTACGAGAGTTTGTGGAATCGGAGTAAAAAGAGCAAGAACAAACTTTACAGTCTTCACAGTCCAGAGGTTGAGTGCATTAGCAAGGGCAAGAGCCATAAGAGGTATGAGTTTGGTAACAAAGTAGGTTTTGTTGGTACATTGAAGAAGAATTTTATACTGAGTTGCAAATCATTTCACGGCAATCCTTATGACGGTCATACATTAGAAGAGAATTTATGTGAAGCAAAAACCCTTTTGGGTAGTAACGGTACAATAGATACGATATTGGTAGATTTGGGTTACAGGAAGCACAATTATAGAGGGGATGCAAAAGTCCATGTAGTTCCACGCAGTATGAAGAAATTCAAAGTTAATTTTAAGAGGTTATTGAAAAGACGAAGTTGTGTTGAGGCGACGATAGGTCATACTAAGCGAGATAACCGGATGGACAGAAATTATCTGAAAGGCAAAGAGGGAGATAAAGCTAATGCGATTTTGGCAGCAAGTGGACATAATTTAAGGCTGATACTGGCCTTTCTTTTATTTTTTCTCAAAAAATTTATGGATAATATTGCAAAAAAATTAGCAAATTTTGCAAACGAAGTGTTTCTGAATAAAAAGTATGCCAAAAAATATGTATAG
- a CDS encoding selenium metabolism-associated LysR family transcriptional regulator — translation MDFKQVEAFVFVAKYKSFSRAAEKLLLSQPTVSTHINTLEENLGVKLFDRLSKEVVLTEAGQLFYPYAVDMMDLRERSHESIKEFLNEISGNLRIGTSTIIAEYILPEVIKNFKESYAKTYFNFTVNNSQTIIQRIADGILDLAIVTRKIPKKDLEYKLFMKDRIVLAVYPGHPLYKRDNVFVEEILKEEFIIREIGSGTRAAVEHSLKQKGYDFDSLNSSATFATTHAVIQAVKSGLGIAFASETALDNKSCASEVKSVPITDLVVEKDIYIVYNKRKSTKKLLKQFLGTLMAYER, via the coding sequence ATGGATTTTAAACAGGTGGAAGCATTTGTTTTCGTGGCAAAATACAAATCTTTTTCCAGAGCTGCGGAAAAGCTGCTGCTCAGTCAACCTACCGTATCAACACATATAAATACACTGGAGGAGAACTTAGGAGTTAAGCTTTTTGACAGGCTTTCCAAAGAAGTTGTCTTGACCGAAGCAGGCCAGTTGTTTTACCCGTATGCGGTGGATATGATGGATTTGAGAGAACGATCACACGAATCAATCAAAGAATTTTTAAACGAAATAAGCGGAAATCTCAGAATCGGAACCAGCACAATAATTGCCGAATATATCCTGCCTGAAGTAATTAAAAACTTTAAAGAATCATACGCCAAAACATATTTTAACTTCACTGTTAACAACTCTCAGACAATAATTCAGAGAATAGCGGACGGAATTCTCGATTTGGCCATCGTAACGAGGAAAATACCAAAGAAAGATTTGGAATACAAACTTTTTATGAAAGACAGAATCGTTCTTGCCGTTTACCCGGGTCACCCCCTTTACAAACGGGATAATGTCTTTGTGGAAGAAATACTGAAAGAAGAGTTTATTATCCGTGAAATAGGCTCCGGAACAAGAGCAGCTGTTGAGCATTCGCTCAAACAGAAAGGCTACGACTTTGACAGTCTGAACTCATCTGCAACTTTCGCCACAACGCACGCTGTTATTCAGGCTGTAAAAAGCGGACTGGGTATTGCATTTGCAAGCGAGACAGCACTGGATAACAAAAGCTGTGCAAGCGAAGTAAAAAGTGTTCCCATAACAGACCTGGTAGTGGAAAAAGATATTTATATCGTATACAATAAAAGAAAAAGTACAAAAAAACTTCTCAAGCAATTTCTGGGCACACTCATGGCATACGAAAGATAA
- the mnmH gene encoding tRNA 2-selenouridine(34) synthase MnmH — MEHHLEIDIETIITKGLGNYNIVDVRSESEFIHDHIPGSVNIPLLNDEERKIVGTLYKQKGPKTARLKGVEIISPKLPDFIKAFSSQNTKRNTVVYCWRGGLRSEASVNFLKLAGIDRIFKLRGGYKQFRKHINDFFSDFPEKLNIITLYGPTGCAKTEILERLSSQLPVINLEENACHKGSVFGEIGEAFYPYVTQKNFETNVWHSLYKNNLKGPFITEGESKRIGKVSIPEQLYSRIRNGVSVLMKAPLEFRIEYTIKTYNPDNYIGEIKNSLRRIKRFLGGTKTAHLEQLLDKEDFHSFTEILLKEYYDPLYNKSIPACPDHEICYNSLDEAVEKVRTVYEKVISA, encoded by the coding sequence ATGGAGCATCATTTAGAAATCGATATAGAAACAATTATCACAAAAGGTCTGGGTAATTATAATATCGTGGATGTAAGATCGGAATCTGAATTTATCCACGACCATATCCCCGGCTCTGTCAATATTCCTCTGCTAAACGATGAAGAAAGAAAAATAGTCGGCACTCTTTATAAGCAAAAGGGACCGAAAACGGCCAGATTAAAGGGTGTCGAAATAATTTCACCCAAACTGCCCGATTTTATAAAAGCTTTCTCATCACAAAATACAAAAAGAAATACTGTTGTTTACTGCTGGAGAGGCGGATTGAGGAGCGAAGCTTCTGTAAACTTTCTTAAACTTGCAGGTATAGACAGGATTTTTAAGCTGCGGGGAGGATACAAACAGTTTAGAAAGCATATAAACGATTTTTTTAGCGATTTTCCGGAGAAACTGAATATTATAACTCTATACGGACCCACGGGTTGTGCTAAGACAGAAATTTTAGAAAGACTTTCATCCCAATTACCGGTAATCAATCTTGAAGAAAATGCCTGCCATAAAGGATCTGTATTCGGTGAAATCGGAGAAGCATTTTACCCATATGTAACCCAAAAAAACTTTGAAACCAATGTCTGGCATAGCTTATACAAAAACAACTTAAAGGGCCCTTTCATCACAGAAGGTGAAAGCAAGAGGATAGGCAAGGTCAGTATACCGGAGCAATTATATTCACGCATCAGAAACGGGGTTTCTGTTTTAATGAAAGCTCCGCTGGAATTTCGAATTGAATACACGATAAAAACGTATAATCCTGATAATTACATAGGCGAGATAAAAAACTCTCTGAGGAGAATCAAAAGGTTCCTGGGAGGGACAAAAACCGCACATTTGGAACAATTACTGGACAAAGAGGATTTTCATTCCTTTACAGAAATACTGCTGAAAGAATACTATGATCCGCTCTATAACAAATCCATCCCTGCTTGCCCTGATCATGAAATATGCTATAATTCGCTTGATGAAGCCGTTGAAAAGGTGAGGACAGTCTATGAAAAAGTTATTTCTGCTTAG